A region of Vitis riparia cultivar Riparia Gloire de Montpellier isolate 1030 chromosome 1, EGFV_Vit.rip_1.0, whole genome shotgun sequence DNA encodes the following proteins:
- the LOC117911046 gene encoding agamous-like MADS-box protein MADS2: MGRGKVELKRIENKINRQVTFAKRRNGLLKKAYELSVLCDAEVALIIFSNRGKLYEFCSGSSMPETLERYQRCSYSALEASQPAKETQNSYQEYLKLKSKVEVLQRTQRNFLGEDLGHLGTKELEQLEHQLDKSLKQIRSTKTQFMLDQLSDLQRKEQILMEANNALRRKLGESSAESGLGSTWEAAAHNLPYNREPVQSEDFFEPLQCDSTLQIGYNPVLRVEMNGASTTQNVNGFIPGWMV; encoded by the exons ATGGGAAGAGGGAAGGTGGAGCTGAAGAGGATCGAGAACAAGATAAATCGACAGGTGACATTTGCAAAAAGAAGGAATGGATTACTGAAGAAGGCCTATGAGCTTTCAGTTTTGTGTGATGCTGAGGTTGCGCTCATCATTTTCTCCAACCGTGGCAAGCTTTATGAGTTCTGCAGCGGCTCTAG CATGCCAGAGACACTCGAGAGGTATCAAAGATGCAGTTACAGTGCACTGGAAGCCAGCCAACCTGCAAAGGAGACACAG AACAGTTACCAGGAATATCTGAAACTAAAATCAAAGGTCGAGGTCCTGCAACGAACTCAGAG AAATTTTCTGGGGGAAGATTTGGGGCATTTGGGTACAAAGGAGCTTGAGCAGCTTGAGCATCAGCTGGACAAGTCATTGAAGCAAATCAGATCAACAAAG ACCCAATTTATGCTTGATCAACTGTCTGATCTTCAAAGAAAG GAACAAATCCTAATGGAAGCCAACAACGCCTTAAGGAGGAAG TTGGGTGAAAGCAGTGCAGAAAGTGGTCTGGGATCAACATGGGAAGCTGCCGCACATAATCTACCATACAATCGCGAGCCTGTTCAGTCAGAGGACTTTTTCGAGCCTCTGCAATGCGATAGCACTTTGCAGATTGG TTACAATCCTGTGCTGCGGGTTGAGATGAACGGAGCCAGCACAACACAAAATGTCAATGGATTCATCCCTGGGTGGATGGTTTGA
- the LOC117911136 gene encoding protein BIG GRAIN 1-like E has protein sequence MSVAALSEADKIYKKSFHRRNDSGELDVFEAARYFSGGNEIIGYNGAAFPQRMMMREERQGWRGGRISLDMPMRSSLPTQSSHAVEKQMKEKIKYKQPSSPGGRLASFLNSLFNQTNSKKKKSKSTAQSIKDEEESPGGRRKRRSSISHFRSSSTADSKSVYSSSSSGFRTPPPYANTPTKTYKDLRSYSDHRQVVSLPNYNNGNVKATGLRNEALDEKRIKELVWLDEKFKFSSGFSEKHKNFSNGLSEKDRIWVDEYPSEEKEFRKLDEIDAGAESDSSSDLFELQNYDLGCYSSGLPVYETTHMDSIKRGAPISNGPLPL, from the coding sequence ATGTCTGTCGCAGCTCTTTCAGAGGCAGATAAAATTTACAAGAAGTCCTTCCACCGGAGGAATGATTCTGGCGAGCTTGATGTTTTTGAAGCTGCAAGGTATTTCTCCGGCGGCAATGAAATTATTGGGTACAATGGTGCagcttttcctcagaggatgatgaTGAGAGAAGAGAGGCAAGGTTGGAGAGGAGGAAGAATTAGCTTGGATATGCCGATGAGGAGCTCGCTACCGACACAGTCATCTCATGCTGTggaaaaacaaatgaaagagaagatCAAATACAAACAACCCAGCTCTCCTGGTGGCAGACTCGCTAGCTTCTTGAATTCTCTTTTCAATCAAACAAACTCcaagaagaagaaatcaaagTCCACAGCACAGTCGATCAAGGATGAAGAGGAGAGCCCGGGTGGGAGGAGGAAAAGGAGGAGCAGCATTAGCCATTTCCGGAGTTCCAGCACTGCTGATTCCAAGTCCGTGTATTCTTCCTCAAGTTCTGGCTTTAGAACTCCCCCTCCTTATGCAAATACTCCCACAAAGACCTACAAGGATCTCAGAAGCTATTCAGATCACAGGCAAGTGGTGTCTCTCCCAAACTACAACAACGGCAATGTAAAAGCTACTGGCTTACGAAACGAGGCCTTGGACGAGAAGAGAATCAAAGAGTTGGTTTGGCTGGACGAGAAATTCAAATTCAGCAGTGGGTTTTCAGAGAAACACAAAAATTTCAGCAACGGGCTTTCAGAGAAAGATAGGATTTGGGTTGATGAGTATCCATCAGAGGAGAAGGAATTCAGAAAGTTGGATGAGATTGATGCCGGTGCGGAGAGTGATTCAAGCTCTGATCTATTCGAGCTGCAGAACTATGACTTGGGTTGCTACTCAAGTGGCTTACCCGTATATGAGACCACCCACATGGACAGCATCAAGAGAGGAGCACCCATTTCCAATGGCCCCCTACCCCTATAA